Within the Pseudarthrobacter sp. W1I19 genome, the region GATTCCAGAGTGATCGTGGACCGCACCATCCGTATGGCCTGCGAAGGCGTCATCGAAACGGTCGCCGGAACAGACCTCCCGATCGTCGCCGACACCATTCTGCTCCACGGGGACACCCCGGGTGCCGTCCAGCTGGCCCGCCAGGTCCGTTCTGAGCTGGAACGCGCCGGCGTGGCCATCGCCCCGCTCACCCAGGTCTTGGCCGCCAAAGCGAAAGTGGCCTGACATGCCAGCCACTCCAACTCCAGCTCAGCCTCCGGTGGAGGTGTTCGAATCCGGTGACGCCGCACTGCGCGTCGTCGCTTCCTCCCCGGACCGGGAAGCCAACTGGGCCACTGTCCACGCCCTCGCAGAGTGGCTGGATGCTGCAGGGGCCGACGGCGTCCACGGCGCAGTGCCGACGTATGACTCGCTGCTCGTTGAGTTCGATCCCGGCGTCACCTCTGCACGTCAGGTCAAGGCTTTTGTCCTGCTGGGCCTTCGCCAGCTCGAATTCACCGGCGTGCCCGCCCGGACACCCCACGAATTCAGGGTCCCGGTGGTGTACGGCGGCGAGTACGGCCCCGACCTCGAGCGGGTTGCCGAACAGCAGGAGC harbors:
- a CDS encoding allophanate hydrolase subunit 1, which gives rise to MPATPTPAQPPVEVFESGDAALRVVASSPDREANWATVHALAEWLDAAGADGVHGAVPTYDSLLVEFDPGVTSARQVKAFVLLGLRQLEFTGVPARTPHEFRVPVVYGGEYGPDLERVAEQQELSVEEIIELHTTKSYVIRCLGAPAGSPMMDGPDFPFPVPRLKDPRLSVPAGAVSVAGRQAVIAPAAAPGGWCVIGQTPLTVLDATAEPLVPYVPGDLLRFHQIQPEDFAAYAGRKLQAAR